From a region of the Hymenobacter jejuensis genome:
- a CDS encoding pyridoxal phosphate-dependent aminotransferase, with amino-acid sequence MTVSQMAGSLIGSEIIKIGNEVNDMIKKGEQICNLTIGDFDPAIFPIPQELQTEIFSAYEAGNTNYPPANGVADLRTAVAAFLTTRLGLTYSINDILVAGGSRPLIYATYMALIDAGDKVVFPVPSWNNNHYCHLSGAEAIMVETTADNNFMPGAADVAPHLKGATLLALCSPLNPTGTVFTKEDLEEICDLVIAENKTRGADEKPLYIMYDQIYWMLTFGDTKHYDPVNLRPELREYVIYIDGISKCFAATGVRVGYAFGPANVIDKMKSILGHIGAWAPKAEQVATAHFLPQTQQVDAFLSNFKGKVQKSLTALYSGLKDLKKQGYPVDAIVPMGAIYLTAEISVLGKTTPAGKLLATNKDITSYLISDARLAVVPFGAFGTSDTSTWFRMSVGGASLEAIEDALPRLKAALDQLEQK; translated from the coding sequence ATGACTGTTTCGCAGATGGCCGGTAGCCTAATTGGCTCCGAAATCATTAAAATCGGCAACGAGGTCAACGACATGATCAAGAAGGGGGAGCAGATCTGCAACCTTACCATTGGTGATTTTGATCCCGCTATTTTCCCGATTCCCCAAGAGCTCCAAACGGAGATCTTCAGCGCCTACGAGGCGGGCAACACCAATTATCCGCCGGCCAATGGCGTAGCCGATCTCCGCACGGCCGTCGCCGCGTTTCTCACAACGCGCTTGGGCTTGACGTATTCGATCAACGATATTCTGGTGGCCGGCGGCTCGCGCCCCCTGATTTATGCCACATACATGGCCCTGATCGACGCGGGCGACAAGGTGGTGTTTCCGGTGCCGTCGTGGAATAACAACCATTATTGCCATTTGTCGGGCGCTGAGGCCATCATGGTGGAAACCACCGCCGACAACAACTTCATGCCCGGCGCGGCCGACGTCGCGCCGCACCTGAAGGGAGCTACGCTGCTGGCTCTGTGCTCGCCGCTGAACCCCACCGGCACCGTGTTTACCAAGGAAGACCTCGAGGAAATCTGTGACTTGGTAATTGCCGAGAACAAAACCCGCGGCGCAGACGAAAAGCCGCTGTACATCATGTACGACCAGATTTACTGGATGCTGACCTTCGGCGACACCAAGCATTATGATCCCGTCAACCTGCGCCCCGAACTGCGCGAGTACGTAATTTATATCGACGGCATCTCAAAGTGCTTCGCCGCTACCGGCGTGCGCGTGGGGTATGCCTTTGGCCCGGCCAACGTCATCGACAAAATGAAGTCCATCCTCGGGCACATCGGGGCGTGGGCGCCGAAGGCAGAACAAGTGGCCACTGCACACTTTCTGCCCCAAACCCAACAGGTTGATGCGTTTCTGAGCAATTTTAAAGGCAAGGTGCAGAAGAGCCTAACTGCTTTGTACTCAGGGTTAAAGGATCTGAAGAAGCAAGGCTACCCCGTCGATGCCATCGTGCCAATGGGCGCCATATACCTGACGGCGGAAATTTCGGTACTAGGCAAAACTACACCGGCCGGGAAGCTCCTCGCCACCAACAAAGACATCACGTCGTACCTGATTTCGGATGCGCGGCTGGCTGTCGTGCCCTTCGGCGCGTTCGGCACTTCCGATACCTCCACGTGGTTCCGCATGTCGGTGGGGGGCGCTTCGCTGGAGGCCATTGAGGACGCGCTACCAAGATTGAAAGCAGCTCTGGACCAGTTAGAGCAAAAATAA
- a CDS encoding EamA family transporter: MWWLYALLSALFAALTAVLAKIGVKGVDSNLATAIRTVVILLLAWGIVFFRGSLTEVHTLTRTNWLFLILSGVATGMSWIFYFRALQLGKVSQVAPVDKLSVALAIVLSVLFLGEKLTWQTGLGATLIIGGTLVLIWG, encoded by the coding sequence ATGTGGTGGCTGTATGCTTTGCTTTCGGCGTTGTTTGCTGCTCTTACGGCAGTATTGGCCAAAATCGGTGTGAAAGGCGTCGATTCCAACCTGGCTACCGCCATCCGGACGGTCGTGATTCTGCTACTGGCGTGGGGAATCGTATTTTTCCGCGGCAGTCTGACTGAAGTACACACCCTTACCCGCACCAACTGGCTCTTTCTGATTCTGTCGGGTGTGGCCACGGGCATGTCCTGGATCTTCTATTTCAGAGCCTTACAGCTTGGCAAAGTCTCTCAGGTAGCGCCCGTCGATAAGCTCAGCGTAGCCTTGGCTATAGTGCTGTCAGTACTGTTTCTGGGCGAAAAGCTAACCTGGCAAACTGGTTTGGGCGCCACCCTTATCATTGGCGGTACGCTGGTATTAATATGGGGTTAA